From a single Methylosinus sp. H3A genomic region:
- a CDS encoding FkbM family methyltransferase: MTDILARGSETSLELKRDSLPERFYHEIHRINTEYMINDYWGSMNEEVSLAIYASVLQQGDIAVDCGANRGEHTKVMARRCGPTGRVYSFEAVPEMMAKAQRINMGFSNIQWINKAVCNEAGAEVEFFSYPNEDGLSSLRPASGDTSTCNRISVKTTTLDDEIAESVTLIKLDIEGAEYNALLGGARILEHSKPIIVFENGRGVAAERFGYSKEDFFNLFKRFGYFLFSISGMPFTEELWESTSNPWQFIAIHPTSPRIGRVFSVTNSYLSYVAGLPGSR; this comes from the coding sequence ATGACGGACATTCTAGCTCGCGGCAGCGAAACTTCACTCGAGCTGAAAAGGGACAGTCTTCCTGAACGCTTTTATCACGAGATTCATAGAATTAATACGGAATACATGATAAATGATTACTGGGGCTCGATGAATGAGGAAGTTTCGCTAGCAATCTACGCGTCTGTTCTTCAGCAGGGAGACATAGCTGTAGATTGCGGCGCCAATCGAGGCGAGCACACGAAAGTCATGGCCCGCCGTTGCGGACCCACAGGTCGAGTATACTCTTTTGAGGCTGTGCCAGAAATGATGGCGAAAGCCCAGCGAATAAACATGGGATTCTCGAACATACAATGGATAAACAAGGCCGTCTGCAATGAAGCTGGCGCAGAAGTAGAATTTTTTTCTTACCCGAATGAAGACGGACTGTCCAGCTTACGTCCTGCGAGCGGGGACACCTCCACATGCAATCGTATCAGCGTCAAGACCACGACGTTGGACGATGAAATAGCCGAGAGCGTCACTCTCATCAAACTCGACATCGAAGGGGCGGAGTATAACGCACTGCTCGGTGGCGCAAGAATACTAGAGCACAGCAAGCCCATTATTGTTTTCGAAAACGGAAGAGGAGTGGCCGCAGAAAGATTTGGGTATTCAAAAGAAGACTTTTTCAATCTTTTCAAAAGATTCGGATATTTTCTATTTTCTATCAGCGGAATGCCATTCACAGAGGAATTGTGGGAGAGCACCTCCAATCCCTGGCAATTTATCGCAATCCATCCGACATCCCCGCGGATCGGGAGAGTTTTCTCGGTTACGAACTCTTACCTCTCCTACGTCGCAGGGCTGCCTGGATCGCGATAG
- a CDS encoding beta-ketoacyl synthase, whose product MAASSGGVGERRVVISGMGTVSAAGVGTAALWTAARDGISQVRPLVTEYPYDGRIRIAAQVPDFDPAKYLEKALLTFCDPFTQFTLVAADEAVAQAGFAREELSGPRVGVIVGSGIGGMTTIDNGLRHYYQERIRPDPFSVPRLIPSAAPTTLGMRYSANGPTFALGSACSSASQAVGLGAQMIRFGLMDRAIVGGAEACVINGTIRAWEGLRVMTPDFCRPFSMGRNGMSLGEGAAVFVLETLESAQKRGHAPLCELAGYGTTSDAKDFVRPDLDGMTGAMQAALADAGLETEAIDYLNAHGTATHANDITESAAIGRVFGERAARLPVSSTKPIHGHALGASAGLELALTIRALQEQIAPPTINFLDFDPRCPIDAIPNVARPIEIRTAMSNSFAFGGINAVLIVRALAGGA is encoded by the coding sequence ATGGCCGCTTCGTCCGGGGGCGTCGGCGAGCGTCGGGTGGTGATTTCGGGAATGGGGACGGTCTCGGCGGCGGGCGTCGGAACCGCGGCGCTGTGGACGGCGGCCCGAGACGGAATCTCGCAAGTCCGGCCCCTCGTGACCGAATATCCTTACGACGGGCGCATCCGGATCGCGGCGCAGGTGCCCGATTTCGACCCCGCCAAATATCTCGAGAAGGCGCTTCTCACCTTCTGCGACCCCTTCACGCAATTCACCCTGGTGGCGGCCGATGAAGCGGTCGCCCAGGCGGGTTTTGCGCGCGAGGAGCTCTCCGGCCCGCGCGTCGGCGTCATCGTCGGCTCCGGCATCGGCGGGATGACGACGATCGACAATGGCCTGCGCCACTATTACCAGGAGCGCATCCGGCCCGATCCGTTCAGCGTGCCGCGCCTCATTCCGAGCGCCGCGCCGACGACTCTCGGCATGCGCTATTCCGCCAATGGGCCGACTTTCGCGCTCGGCAGCGCCTGCTCCTCGGCGAGCCAGGCGGTAGGGCTCGGCGCGCAGATGATCCGCTTCGGCCTCATGGACCGCGCCATCGTCGGCGGCGCCGAGGCCTGCGTCATCAATGGAACCATCCGCGCCTGGGAAGGCCTGCGCGTGATGACGCCCGATTTCTGCCGCCCCTTCTCCATGGGCCGCAACGGCATGAGTCTCGGCGAAGGCGCCGCGGTTTTCGTGCTGGAGACGCTCGAATCGGCCCAAAAGCGTGGCCATGCGCCGCTCTGCGAGCTCGCCGGCTATGGCACGACGAGCGACGCCAAGGATTTCGTGCGGCCCGATCTCGACGGAATGACCGGCGCGATGCAGGCGGCCCTCGCCGACGCCGGCCTCGAGACGGAGGCCATCGACTATCTCAACGCCCATGGCACGGCGACGCACGCCAATGACATCACCGAATCGGCCGCCATCGGCCGCGTGTTCGGCGAGCGCGCGGCGCGCCTGCCGGTGTCCTCGACCAAGCCGATCCACGGCCATGCGCTGGGCGCCAGCGCCGGGCTCGAGCTGGCGCTGACGATCCGCGCGCTGCAGGAGCAGATCGCGCCGCCGACGATCAATTTCCTCGATTTCGACCCGCGCTGCCCGATCGACGCCATCCCCAATGTGGCGCGGCCGATCGAGATTCGCACGGCCATGTCCAACTCCTTCGCCTTCGGCGGCATCAACGCCGTGCTGATCGTCCGCGCGCTCGCGGGAGGGGCGTGA
- a CDS encoding glycosyltransferase family 2 protein codes for MILALLQFLVDSVWLIAALIMILIGAGFVAIIARFLFDQLRGARDLEPIVLAEEELPHVLLQIPVFNEAEVTEQALRCVAELDWPKDRLHIQLLDDSTDETPQRAEAVAIELRAKGVDIHHVRRADRSGFKAGACAEGLKLFDAPFVAMLDADFRPPSNWLRRTVPLLVKDDRAGFVQSRCEFSNYRKNWLTRAQGLVQDGHFLVEQRTRALAGWLFQFNGTGGIWRRATIDAVGGWSDYSLCEDLDLTVRAALGGWHGIFVSEPPIPGQVPEGLRDYRRQQRRWSNGFVQVAQKTVLPLWNAPWSLTRRVAAIVLIVHQIFFPTAAIGLIALLLGVILRGSLTPYLPVLEFIFLETLVVVLGFTLLPYLALKRGALTDYVKTMVSVPPLMIYLAFSNGAKILQTLRGRKSTFKRTPKTEHAPAAPTIQEAE; via the coding sequence TTGATCCTCGCTCTTCTGCAGTTTCTCGTCGATAGCGTCTGGCTGATCGCGGCGCTGATCATGATCCTGATCGGCGCGGGCTTCGTCGCCATCATCGCGCGCTTCCTCTTCGACCAGTTGCGCGGCGCGCGCGACCTCGAGCCGATCGTCCTGGCCGAGGAGGAGTTGCCGCATGTGCTGCTGCAAATCCCCGTGTTCAACGAGGCCGAGGTGACAGAGCAGGCGCTGCGCTGCGTCGCCGAGCTCGACTGGCCGAAAGACCGGCTGCACATTCAATTGCTCGACGATTCGACCGACGAGACGCCCCAGCGCGCCGAGGCGGTGGCGATCGAGCTGCGCGCCAAGGGCGTCGACATTCATCATGTGCGCCGCGCCGATCGCTCCGGCTTCAAGGCCGGCGCCTGCGCCGAGGGGCTGAAGCTGTTCGACGCGCCTTTCGTCGCCATGCTGGACGCCGATTTCCGCCCGCCGTCGAACTGGCTGCGCCGCACCGTGCCGCTGCTGGTGAAGGACGATCGCGCCGGCTTCGTGCAATCGCGCTGCGAATTCTCCAACTACCGCAAGAACTGGCTGACGCGTGCGCAAGGTCTCGTGCAGGACGGGCATTTCCTCGTCGAGCAGCGCACGCGCGCGCTCGCCGGCTGGCTGTTCCAGTTCAACGGCACCGGCGGCATTTGGCGCCGCGCCACCATCGACGCCGTCGGCGGCTGGTCGGATTATTCGCTCTGCGAGGATTTGGACCTCACCGTGCGCGCGGCGCTCGGCGGCTGGCACGGAATCTTCGTCTCCGAGCCGCCCATCCCCGGCCAGGTGCCGGAGGGGCTGCGCGACTATCGCCGCCAGCAGCGCCGCTGGTCCAACGGCTTCGTGCAAGTGGCGCAGAAGACCGTGCTGCCGCTGTGGAACGCGCCCTGGTCGCTGACCCGGCGCGTCGCCGCCATCGTGCTCATCGTGCATCAGATCTTCTTCCCGACGGCGGCGATCGGCCTCATCGCTCTGCTGCTCGGCGTGATCCTGCGCGGCTCGCTGACGCCCTATCTGCCGGTGCTGGAGTTCATCTTCCTCGAGACGCTGGTCGTCGTGCTCGGCTTCACGCTTCTGCCCTATCTGGCGCTGAAGCGCGGCGCGCTGACCGATTATGTGAAGACCATGGTCTCGGTGCCGCCGCTGATGATCTATCTCGCCTTCTCCAATGGCGCGAAAATCCTGCAGACGCTGCGCGGCCGCAAATCCACCTTCAAGCGCACGCCCAAGACGGAACATGCGCCCGCCGCGCCGACGATTCAGGAAGCGGAATGA
- a CDS encoding methylmalonyl-CoA mutase family protein gives MSLQDAPLAGVFPPGNEEDWRKIVDRALKGASFDRLTSKTYDGVAIAPLYPRATAPGPRALRAAPGRWSILARVDLAEPDAANALALADLEGGADGLHIVFAGAQGAYGSGLLDDGEEALAHVFDKIRLDYGIPALVEFSPRAPKAVDALLRLLDRAHIAPGVTRLSFGLDPLGARALHGFSSAPWGGEESKAFAQRAKSLADAGYRFGTVAADARVIHAAGGTEAQELGFALAAALAYLRALEEGGLPLEEARSLLAFRLAADADEFVGIAKFRALRRLFARVEEVCGLSPAPIYVHAETAWRMVTRRDPWTNLLRATLAAFGAAIGGADAISVLPFTQALGAPDDFARRLARDTQLVLQDESHIHAVDDPASGSGGMETLTEALCERGWEEFQRLEAEGGLTTALEKGSFQGRVAEVAGKRAQSVARARDKITGCNAFPDIGEVPVATLAPFDPARFDASAPNGAVTSPPLRPRRLAEPFEALRARSDAALAAKGARPRVFLANLGSVAVFTARANFAKNFFEAAGIEALFGEEGADIVAAFRASGAKLACVCSSDAIYAEKAAEAARDLAAAGARVYLAGRPGELETALRAAGVAEFIYAGGDMFDTLQRAFEEAG, from the coding sequence ATGAGTTTGCAAGACGCGCCGCTGGCCGGCGTTTTTCCACCGGGAAACGAGGAGGACTGGCGTAAAATCGTCGATCGGGCGCTCAAGGGCGCGTCCTTCGACCGGCTGACATCCAAGACCTATGACGGCGTCGCCATCGCGCCGCTCTATCCGCGCGCCACGGCGCCGGGCCCGCGGGCGCTGCGCGCCGCGCCCGGCCGCTGGTCCATTCTCGCGCGCGTCGACCTCGCCGAGCCGGATGCCGCCAACGCTTTGGCGCTCGCCGATCTCGAGGGCGGCGCCGACGGATTGCACATTGTTTTCGCCGGCGCCCAGGGCGCCTATGGGAGCGGCCTGCTCGACGACGGCGAGGAAGCGCTCGCCCATGTCTTCGACAAGATCCGCCTCGACTACGGAATTCCCGCGCTGGTGGAGTTCTCCCCGCGCGCTCCGAAGGCCGTCGACGCGCTGCTGCGCCTGCTCGACCGCGCCCATATAGCGCCGGGCGTCACGCGCCTGTCCTTCGGCCTCGATCCGCTCGGCGCGCGGGCGCTGCACGGCTTTTCGTCAGCTCCCTGGGGGGGGGAGGAGAGCAAGGCCTTCGCGCAGCGCGCCAAGAGCCTCGCCGACGCCGGCTATCGCTTCGGGACCGTCGCGGCCGACGCTCGCGTGATCCATGCGGCCGGCGGGACGGAGGCGCAGGAGCTCGGCTTCGCGCTCGCCGCCGCGCTCGCCTATCTGCGCGCGCTGGAGGAGGGCGGCCTGCCGCTGGAGGAGGCGCGTTCGCTGCTCGCCTTCCGCCTCGCGGCCGACGCCGACGAATTCGTCGGCATCGCCAAATTCCGCGCGCTGCGCCGCCTGTTCGCCCGCGTCGAGGAGGTCTGCGGCCTTTCGCCGGCGCCCATCTATGTCCATGCGGAAACGGCGTGGCGCATGGTGACGCGACGCGACCCCTGGACCAATCTGCTGCGCGCGACGCTCGCCGCTTTCGGCGCGGCGATCGGCGGCGCCGACGCGATCAGCGTGCTGCCTTTCACGCAGGCGCTCGGCGCCCCGGATGATTTCGCCCGCCGCCTCGCCCGCGACACGCAGCTCGTGCTGCAGGACGAATCGCATATCCACGCCGTCGACGATCCGGCGAGCGGCTCGGGCGGCATGGAGACGCTGACCGAGGCGCTCTGCGAGCGCGGCTGGGAGGAGTTCCAGCGGCTCGAGGCCGAAGGCGGCCTGACGACGGCGCTGGAGAAGGGCTCTTTCCAGGGCCGCGTCGCCGAGGTCGCGGGCAAGCGCGCGCAAAGCGTCGCGCGGGCGCGCGACAAAATCACCGGCTGCAATGCTTTTCCGGACATTGGCGAGGTGCCCGTCGCCACGCTGGCGCCCTTCGATCCCGCGCGTTTCGACGCATCGGCGCCAAACGGAGCCGTGACGTCGCCGCCGCTGCGGCCGCGCCGTCTCGCCGAGCCTTTCGAGGCGCTGCGCGCGCGTTCCGACGCGGCGCTCGCGGCGAAGGGCGCGCGGCCGCGCGTTTTCCTCGCCAATCTCGGCTCCGTCGCCGTTTTCACGGCGCGGGCGAATTTCGCCAAGAATTTCTTCGAGGCGGCCGGCATAGAGGCGCTGTTCGGCGAAGAGGGCGCGGATATCGTCGCCGCATTCCGCGCGAGCGGCGCAAAACTCGCTTGTGTCTGCTCGTCCGACGCGATCTATGCGGAAAAAGCCGCCGAGGCGGCGCGCGATCTCGCGGCGGCCGGGGCGCGGGTTTATCTCGCCGGGCGGCCGGGAGAGCTCGAGACGGCGCTGCGCGCGGCGGGCGTTGCAGAATTTATTTACGCTGGCGGCGATATGTTCGACACGCTGCAACGAGCGTTCGAGGAGGCCGGGTGA
- a CDS encoding MaoC family dehydratase, translated as MSGARLPAVGERLPDWRIGPFDAAALRAYAAASGDGNRLHLDDDLARAIGFPAPPVHGMKLLAAFEPLLSAWRRDLFLARLSGKFVQPVLRGEPVTLTGRVLRSSPEEGVFLRLLAYGEARAPAIVGEALMAPPRKFRP; from the coding sequence GTGAGCGGCGCGCGCCTGCCCGCTGTCGGCGAACGTCTGCCGGACTGGCGGATCGGCCCCTTCGACGCCGCGGCGCTGCGAGCCTATGCGGCAGCCTCCGGCGACGGCAACCGCCTGCATCTCGACGATGATCTCGCCCGCGCGATCGGCTTTCCCGCGCCGCCGGTCCATGGCATGAAGCTTCTCGCCGCCTTCGAGCCCCTGCTCTCCGCCTGGCGGCGCGATTTGTTTTTGGCTCGGCTCTCCGGCAAATTCGTGCAGCCGGTGCTGCGCGGCGAGCCGGTGACGCTCACCGGCCGGGTGCTGCGCTCGTCCCCCGAGGAGGGTGTGTTCTTGAGACTTCTGGCCTATGGCGAGGCGCGCGCGCCGGCGATCGTCGGCGAGGCGCTGATGGCTCCGCCGCGAAAGTTCCGCCCGTGA
- a CDS encoding acyl carrier protein produces the protein MAEDPQEKAKLVEEIVEVIASEGMIDRTKVTPDATIESLGLKSVDIVMILTALEEKFNVYIPMDGALQDAKNVEGLIDAIAEYVLKEREKQ, from the coding sequence GTGGCTGAAGATCCGCAGGAAAAGGCCAAGCTCGTCGAAGAGATCGTCGAGGTCATCGCTTCGGAGGGGATGATCGACCGCACCAAGGTCACGCCCGACGCGACGATCGAGAGCCTCGGCCTGAAATCGGTCGATATCGTCATGATCCTCACCGCCCTCGAGGAAAAGTTCAACGTCTATATTCCGATGGATGGCGCGCTGCAGGACGCCAAGAATGTCGAGGGTCTGATCGACGCCATCGCGGAATATGTGCTGAAAGAGAGAGAGAAACAATAA
- a CDS encoding SDR family NAD(P)-dependent oxidoreductase → MKRGARRILLTGASSGIGRALALRYAQEGRSLALFGRDAARLEAVATECRAMGAQADVTIADVRDRRAMAERIAEADARDPLDLVVANAGVSTGLSPGQIAEDPEAVRATLSINVLGVFNTVEPTIEAMTARRRGQIAIVGSMAGLRGLPYSPAYCASKAAVHLYADSLRGALRPHGVHVSLIVPGFVATPMNAELKAPQAGKMSDERAAEIIARGLEKRAAVIAFPLFVYYAMKLFAMLPPHAVDSVMRLFEVAVPQTHEREEP, encoded by the coding sequence GTGAAGCGCGGGGCGAGACGCATTCTCCTCACCGGCGCGTCGAGCGGCATCGGCCGCGCGCTGGCGCTGCGTTATGCGCAGGAGGGCAGGAGCCTCGCGCTGTTCGGGCGCGACGCGGCTCGGCTGGAGGCAGTCGCGACGGAATGCCGCGCCATGGGCGCGCAAGCCGATGTGACCATCGCCGATGTGCGCGACCGCCGCGCCATGGCGGAGCGCATCGCCGAGGCGGACGCGCGCGATCCGCTCGATCTCGTCGTCGCCAACGCCGGCGTCTCCACCGGCCTCTCCCCCGGCCAGATCGCCGAAGACCCGGAGGCGGTGCGCGCGACCTTGTCGATCAATGTGCTCGGCGTGTTCAACACGGTCGAGCCGACCATAGAGGCGATGACGGCGCGCAGGCGCGGCCAGATCGCCATCGTCGGCTCCATGGCCGGGCTGCGCGGCCTGCCCTATTCTCCGGCCTATTGCGCCAGCAAGGCGGCCGTTCACCTCTATGCCGATTCCCTGCGCGGCGCGCTCAGGCCGCATGGGGTGCATGTGAGCCTCATCGTGCCCGGATTCGTGGCGACGCCCATGAACGCCGAGCTCAAGGCGCCGCAGGCGGGAAAAATGAGCGACGAGCGGGCGGCGGAGATCATCGCGCGCGGCCTCGAGAAGCGCGCGGCGGTGATCGCCTTTCCGCTGTTCGTCTATTATGCGATGAAGCTGTTTGCGATGCTGCCGCCCCACGCCGTCGATTCGGTCATGCGGCTCTTCGAAGTGGCCGTGCCTCAGACCCATGAACGGGAGGAGCCGTGA
- a CDS encoding glycosyltransferase, whose protein sequence is MIDSILFWLVVLSAVFWACSALLLLLSSLAAFVHPWLIARRGTSDEQPPVSLVLPVKMLDQGFERAQESALAQKYPQMEALASATEADSPAIAAMRDIFARHPQIPSRILHSTARFAASPKVDNLFAPFNEAHNDVIFMKDSNVVLEPDDLVETMRHLKPGVGMVCAIPYAARPENFAAHVEAGIMNGPHQRMLFAASALGGGFGVGKIMLFRRSDFLRAGGFGAIAHTVGEDNATAKALSRIKLRTVFSHRLVRQELGERNLLDIYNRQLRWSVVRRDDEILSFLAEPFCQALPAFAAAAIGAPLVGVTPATTLTVTFGLWLSTETLLSIAKGWKVSWAAPVIFLAREGLMFAVWLHAWTATKVVWARTTIDTRSCGETAAATEPRVAKEEG, encoded by the coding sequence GTGATCGACAGCATCTTGTTTTGGCTCGTCGTTCTGTCGGCTGTCTTCTGGGCCTGCTCCGCCTTGCTGTTGCTTCTCTCGTCGCTCGCGGCCTTCGTTCATCCCTGGCTCATCGCCCGGCGCGGGACCAGCGATGAGCAACCGCCCGTCTCGCTGGTCCTGCCGGTGAAAATGCTCGACCAGGGCTTCGAGCGGGCGCAGGAATCGGCCCTCGCGCAGAAATATCCACAGATGGAAGCGCTCGCCTCGGCGACGGAGGCGGATTCGCCCGCCATCGCCGCCATGCGCGACATTTTCGCGCGCCATCCGCAGATTCCGTCGCGCATTCTCCACTCCACGGCGCGTTTCGCCGCGAGCCCCAAGGTCGACAATCTGTTCGCGCCCTTCAACGAAGCACACAACGATGTGATCTTCATGAAGGACTCCAATGTCGTGCTGGAGCCGGACGATCTCGTCGAGACGATGCGGCATTTGAAGCCCGGCGTCGGCATGGTCTGCGCGATCCCCTATGCCGCGCGCCCGGAGAATTTCGCCGCCCATGTCGAGGCCGGCATCATGAACGGCCCGCATCAGCGCATGTTGTTCGCGGCCTCCGCGCTCGGCGGCGGCTTCGGAGTCGGCAAGATCATGCTGTTTCGGCGCAGCGATTTTTTGCGCGCCGGCGGCTTCGGCGCGATCGCGCATACGGTGGGAGAGGACAACGCCACCGCCAAGGCGCTGAGCCGCATCAAGCTGCGCACCGTCTTCTCGCATCGACTGGTGCGCCAGGAGCTCGGCGAGCGCAATCTGCTCGACATCTACAATCGGCAATTGCGCTGGAGCGTCGTGCGCCGCGACGACGAGATTCTCTCCTTTCTGGCCGAGCCCTTCTGCCAGGCGCTGCCGGCCTTTGCGGCGGCGGCGATCGGGGCCCCGCTCGTCGGAGTCACGCCGGCGACGACCTTGACCGTCACTTTTGGCTTGTGGCTGAGCACGGAGACGCTGCTTTCCATCGCCAAGGGCTGGAAAGTATCTTGGGCCGCGCCGGTGATCTTCCTGGCGCGCGAGGGATTGATGTTCGCAGTGTGGCTGCACGCTTGGACCGCCACCAAGGTCGTCTGGGCCAGGACGACGATCGACACGCGCTCCTGCGGCGAGACGGCCGCCGCGACGGAGCCGCGGGTCGCGAAGGAAGAAGGATAA
- a CDS encoding YqgE/AlgH family protein translates to MSPVGKKQGLENSAVRAASRSAGSRSAGSSVPIIRGPETGQQDRSAGSKSSGRRYLDGQMLVAMPGMVDQRFARSVVYLCAHSEDGAMGIVVNQPSQVRNFPDLLVQLQIIAPQERISLPKETETIQVLQGGPVQTDRGFVLHSSDFFIDNSTLPIDDGVSLTATIDILRAIAAGEGPNQALLALGYAGWDPGQLENEIQHNGWLNCPADPAILFDTDLESKYARALRLIGIDLARLSSAAGHA, encoded by the coding sequence ATGAGCCCGGTCGGCAAGAAACAAGGCCTGGAGAATTCGGCCGTTCGCGCAGCGTCGCGGTCCGCGGGCTCGCGCTCCGCCGGTTCCTCTGTGCCGATCATCCGGGGCCCCGAAACAGGGCAGCAGGACCGTAGCGCTGGCTCCAAATCCTCCGGTCGGCGCTATCTCGACGGGCAGATGCTCGTCGCCATGCCCGGCATGGTCGATCAGCGATTCGCCCGCTCGGTCGTCTATCTTTGCGCCCATTCGGAAGATGGCGCCATGGGCATTGTCGTCAACCAGCCCTCGCAGGTCCGTAATTTTCCCGATCTTCTGGTGCAGCTGCAGATCATCGCGCCGCAGGAGCGCATCAGCCTGCCCAAGGAGACCGAGACCATTCAGGTGCTGCAGGGCGGCCCGGTGCAGACCGACCGCGGCTTCGTGCTGCATTCCTCGGATTTCTTCATCGACAATTCGACGCTGCCGATCGACGACGGCGTCTCCTTGACCGCGACGATCGACATTCTGCGCGCCATCGCCGCCGGCGAGGGGCCCAATCAGGCGCTGCTGGCGCTGGGCTACGCCGGCTGGGATCCCGGCCAGCTCGAGAATGAGATCCAGCACAATGGCTGGCTCAACTGCCCGGCCGATCCCGCCATTCTCTTCGACACCGACCTCGAGTCGAAATATGCCCGCGCGCTGCGCCTCATCGGCATCGATCTGGCGCGGCTGTCCTCGGCCGCCGGCCATGCGTGA
- a CDS encoding L,D-transpeptidase family protein, giving the protein MRRFSKSAFSRNALVLALACAAAPGAIAANDAYDGQAEWAQRYDADPKLTVSRSTTPILSAQTVAATETAITQLQDIVARGGWPMVPAGQQLRLGSNGPAVSALRRRLIVSGDIGAEAGASPVFDSYVEAAVRRFQARHGVNATGVVAQQTFAALNVSAELRLRQLETNLVRLRSFSRDLGNRYVTANIPAASVETVENGYVVTHHTAGVGKIDRQSPVMQTKAIQINFNPFWTVPASVIRKDLIPKMQADSNYLADNHIRVYNKEGVELPPQQINWNSLEALNYKFRQDTGGDFNSLGVVRIDIANPYGVYMHDTPAKGIFGDDFRFVSSGCIRLQNVRDYVAWLLKETPGWDRDHIDEAIRSGERIDVRITPAVPVYWVYVTAWGAPDGVMQFREDIYQRDGLGLTAALPQSAPAATPVASRQAARSSQLLPVFGEEEN; this is encoded by the coding sequence TTGCGTAGGTTTTCGAAGTCCGCCTTTTCGCGCAATGCTCTCGTCCTCGCGCTCGCCTGCGCCGCAGCGCCGGGCGCGATCGCCGCAAACGACGCCTATGACGGCCAGGCGGAATGGGCGCAGCGCTACGACGCCGATCCGAAGCTGACCGTCTCGCGCTCGACGACCCCCATTCTCTCCGCGCAGACGGTGGCGGCGACCGAGACCGCCATCACGCAGCTGCAGGACATCGTCGCGCGCGGCGGCTGGCCCATGGTGCCGGCCGGCCAGCAGCTGCGCCTCGGCTCCAACGGGCCCGCCGTCTCGGCGCTGCGCCGCCGCCTCATCGTCTCCGGCGACATCGGCGCGGAGGCGGGCGCGAGCCCCGTCTTCGACTCTTACGTGGAAGCCGCGGTGCGGCGCTTCCAGGCGCGTCACGGCGTCAACGCCACCGGCGTCGTCGCGCAGCAGACCTTCGCCGCGCTCAACGTGTCCGCCGAGCTGCGCCTGCGTCAGCTCGAGACCAATCTCGTGCGCCTGCGCAGCTTCTCGCGCGATCTCGGCAATCGCTATGTGACGGCCAATATCCCCGCCGCCTCGGTGGAGACGGTGGAGAACGGCTATGTCGTCACCCATCACACCGCCGGCGTCGGCAAGATCGACCGCCAGTCGCCGGTCATGCAGACCAAGGCGATCCAGATCAATTTCAACCCGTTCTGGACCGTGCCCGCATCGGTCATCCGCAAGGATCTGATCCCGAAGATGCAGGCGGACTCCAACTATCTCGCCGACAATCACATCCGCGTCTACAATAAGGAGGGCGTCGAGCTCCCTCCGCAGCAGATCAACTGGAACTCGCTGGAGGCGCTGAACTACAAGTTCCGCCAGGACACGGGCGGCGATTTCAACTCGCTCGGCGTGGTTCGCATCGACATCGCCAATCCTTACGGCGTCTATATGCACGACACGCCGGCCAAGGGCATTTTCGGCGATGATTTCCGCTTCGTCTCCTCCGGCTGCATCCGCCTGCAGAATGTGCGCGATTATGTCGCCTGGCTGCTGAAGGAGACGCCCGGCTGGGACCGCGACCATATCGACGAGGCGATCCGCTCCGGCGAGCGCATCGATGTGAGGATCACGCCCGCCGTGCCGGTCTATTGGGTCTATGTCACCGCCTGGGGAGCGCCGGACGGGGTGATGCAGTTCCGCGAGGATATTTATCAGCGCGACGGCCTCGGCCTGACGGCCGCCCTGCCGCAATCCGCGCCCGCGGCGACGCCGGTCGCCTCCCGGCAGGCGGCCCGCTCCTCGCAGCTCTTGCCGGTGTTCGGCGAAGAAGAGAACTGA